From Hymenobacter sedentarius, a single genomic window includes:
- the icd gene encoding NADP-dependent isocitrate dehydrogenase, which translates to MAEQKITIKNGKLNVPDKPTIPFIEGDGTGPDIWHASKLVFDAAVEKAYGGKRQLVWKEVLAGEKSYKQTGNWLPNETLDAFREYLVGIKGPLTTPVGGGIRSLNVALRQELDLYACVRPVRYYDGVPSPVKHPELTDMVIFRENTEDIYAGIEYMNGTPQAQKMLEFLQDEMGVKKIRFPESSSFGIKPVSKEGTERLVRAAINYALANKKPSVTIVHKGNIMKFTEGAFKTWGYELAEKEFGSKVFTWAQYDKIVAKQGVAVADALQKQAVEQGKLIIKDSIADAFLQQILLRPAEYSVVATLNLNGDYISDALAAIVGGIGIAPGANINYVTGHAIFEATHGTAPKYANQDKVNPGSVILSGVMMLEHMGWKEAAALINKGLEAAIAKKHVTYDFERQMEGATLLKCSEFGQEIVNNM; encoded by the coding sequence ATGGCAGAGCAAAAAATCACCATTAAAAACGGCAAGCTGAACGTACCGGACAAACCCACCATTCCCTTCATCGAGGGCGACGGTACCGGTCCGGACATCTGGCATGCTTCCAAGCTTGTGTTCGACGCGGCGGTTGAGAAGGCTTACGGAGGCAAGCGGCAGCTCGTGTGGAAAGAAGTGCTGGCTGGTGAGAAATCCTACAAGCAGACCGGCAACTGGCTGCCCAACGAAACCCTCGATGCTTTCCGCGAATACCTGGTGGGCATCAAAGGCCCGCTGACGACGCCCGTGGGCGGCGGCATCCGCTCGCTGAACGTGGCCCTGCGCCAGGAACTGGACCTGTACGCCTGCGTGCGCCCCGTACGCTACTACGACGGCGTGCCCTCGCCGGTGAAGCACCCGGAACTGACCGACATGGTCATCTTCCGCGAGAACACCGAGGACATCTACGCCGGCATCGAGTACATGAACGGCACGCCTCAGGCCCAGAAAATGCTGGAATTCCTGCAGGACGAAATGGGCGTGAAGAAAATCCGTTTCCCCGAGTCGTCCTCGTTCGGCATTAAGCCGGTGAGCAAGGAAGGCACCGAGCGCCTGGTGCGCGCCGCCATCAACTACGCGCTGGCCAACAAGAAGCCGTCGGTGACCATTGTGCACAAGGGCAACATCATGAAGTTCACCGAGGGTGCCTTCAAGACCTGGGGCTACGAGCTAGCTGAGAAGGAGTTCGGCAGCAAGGTGTTCACTTGGGCGCAGTACGACAAAATCGTGGCCAAGCAAGGTGTGGCCGTGGCCGACGCCCTGCAAAAGCAGGCCGTGGAGCAGGGCAAGCTTATCATCAAGGACAGCATTGCCGATGCCTTCCTGCAGCAGATTCTCTTGCGCCCCGCCGAGTACTCGGTAGTGGCTACCCTGAACCTGAACGGCGACTACATCTCCGACGCCCTGGCGGCTATCGTAGGCGGCATCGGCATCGCGCCGGGCGCCAACATCAACTACGTAACCGGCCACGCCATCTTTGAAGCCACCCACGGCACCGCGCCCAAGTACGCCAACCAGGACAAGGTGAATCCCGGTTCGGTTATCCTCTCCGGCGTAATGATGCTTGAGCACATGGGCTGGAAAGAAGCCGCTGCCCTCATCAACAAAGGTCTCGAAGCCGCCATCGCCAAGAAGCACGTAACCTACGACTTTGAACGCCAGATGGAAGGCGCTACGCTGCTGAAATGCAGCGAATTCGGCCAGGAGATTGTAAACAATATGTAG